One window of bacterium genomic DNA carries:
- a CDS encoding hydrogenase iron-sulfur subunit, which produces MSFEPKILGILCNWCSYTGADLAGTARMKYPANIRSVRVMCSGRVDPGFILDAFRAGADGVLICGCHPGDCHYVEGNYKCMRRIPLTKQVLKGMGMDPARLRLEWVSASEGNRFQAIVIEFTEQIRALGPLKLDEVKFDPDHRAGQSKLQPAAQ; this is translated from the coding sequence ATGAGTTTCGAACCCAAGATCCTCGGAATTCTCTGCAACTGGTGCAGCTACACGGGGGCCGACCTGGCCGGTACGGCTCGCATGAAGTACCCGGCCAATATCCGCAGCGTCCGCGTCATGTGCAGCGGCCGCGTGGATCCCGGCTTCATCCTTGACGCGTTCCGCGCCGGTGCGGACGGAGTGCTGATCTGCGGCTGTCACCCCGGCGATTGTCACTATGTAGAGGGAAACTACAAGTGCATGCGCCGCATTCCGCTCACCAAGCAGGTCCTCAAGGGAATGGGAATGGATCCGGCCCGTCTCCGCCTCGAGTGGGTCTCCGCTTCCGAGGGCAATCGTTTCCAGGCCATCGTCATCGAGTTCACCGAACAGATTCGCGCGCTGGGTCCTCTCAAGCTGGACGAAGTCAAGTTTGATCCCGATCACCGCGCCGGCCAGTCTAAACTTCAACCCGCCGCGCAGTAG